The following nucleotide sequence is from Phocoena phocoena chromosome 17, mPhoPho1.1, whole genome shotgun sequence.
TTCCCCATCAGTGTGGCACAGGGGtcgggggaggaggggtgaggcTTAAACACTGTCAACAGTCAGACCCCAGAAAAATGGGcctgtatatacaatggaatacgactcagccatacacaagaatgaaaatttgccatttgcaacaacacgggtggacttggagggtgtcttgctaagtgaaataagtcagacacagacaaagactgtatgatatcacttatgtgtggaatctacaaatatacaacaaaccagtgaacataacaaaacagaagcagactcacagatgtcaagaacaaactagtggttacccgtggggagagggaaggggggaggagtAGTATAGGGGTAGGGAAGTAAGAGGTGCAAACCATTAGGTATAAAATGAGCCCCAAGGATCTACGGTACAACACAAGgaatacagcaaatattttataataactataaatggagtataacctttaataATTGTGAATCAGTATGTTGTCCACCTGAAACTTACTGCTCACCTCCCTGCTTGGAGTCAAGGTAGCTCTCTGGACAGTGGCTGTGCTCCCCATCTCTGCTTCTTGCTCGGACCAAGTCTCAGCCCTGCACTGCTGTCCCTAGAGAATGAGTTAAGTGGTGGAATTATGTATGAtatctttcccccttttcttttcttttttaaaaaaataatttttttattggagtgcaAGAGTGCACTATTTTATTaatagtgcaagagtgttcccttttctccccccttttcaacatttgcattttctagaatgatgttgattttaaatttaaaaagtcaaattggGGAAGGTCTATTTGAAATCATGGCTGTTACTCTCCCAGGGGCACAGATGTGTACCCCTTTGGAGCCACTCCCTGAGGCTGCGGCCAGGCTCTGGCCACCCGGGAACGAGGCACCCAGGCCCGAGGTCAGTGACTTTATCTATGGATCTCACAGACTCAGCCCTTACTCCCCAAGGAATACACTTCCAAGGACACCATGAAAGTCAAAAGGGAAGACACAGGCtgtggttgatggacatttgcttTTCAAGACCATTCCTCTTTCAAAACATGACgtcctgaaattaaaatttctcaggCTGCAGATGGCACAAAATCAGGTGAATTCTCCCCAGCCGCCTGCAGGGCTGAGGGAGCAGAGGAGCCCCTTCCTGTGGACCTTTTGTCTCCCAGAGGTGGCAGCTGTTGCTCGCCTGGGCCTCGGCCTCGGGAATCACTAGCGGTTTGGAGGCcggggaaggggaaaaggagcTGAGAAGACAGTGACAGAGAGAGGGGCACACGCTTGCCCCGCCAACCTCTTCTCCACACAGCAGACAATCCTCCTGAGATGCACGTCAGGTCCAAGCCGTCTACATCTTGCCATTCCACCCAGAGTAGAAGCTGCAGGCCTGTGGGGCCCGCCCACGGTCTCACCTGTCTGCTCTCTCTTCGTCACTGTGCCCCTGGCCCACAGGCCCCCTGCTGCtgccaaccctaaccctaacccacctGCCTGGGTCATTCTCTCCCTTGCTGCAGGTCATAGCTCACACGACGTCTCACTGAGGCCTTCTCTGCCCCCATTTAAGACTGAGACCCTCAAAATACCCAGACCCCATTTCCTGCTTTACTTTTCATCACAGCAATCATAACTGTTAGACAATTTTCCCTCCCCCGCTGGAATGCAAACTCCTCGACGGCagacatttttgtctttcttgtttCCTGCTGTATCCCCACTGTGAATGGCACAGAGCAAGTGCACAGCACGTACTTACTGAAAATGGGAGTCATCAAATCCAGGCTGGATGAGGAGCTGCCCTACAGTGAGAGAGTGAGGTCTCCTCAGGCAGAGACCGGGGCGGGGAGCTGGAGGGTGGCAGGGCAGGACTGCCGTCCAAGCTGCATCCCACTGGGGTGTTGCCTTGCGGGAGGGGCTGAGGTGGAGAGGAGGGTGTGACAGATGCCTCTGCAGGGCAGCAGTGCCAGCTGCTTTGCAGGGTCTCTGGGGCGAGGGTGGGCAGCCCATGCTGCCCAAGCCCACGGGACACACCTGTGCATCCAAGTCAACCCTTCCACACTCTGTTCTCTCCAAACTCCCACCACCTCTCCCTCCGCATCTGCCACTGCTGGCCTTGCCTCTACTTCCTTGAAAACACAGGAGCCAAGACCTTACCTTCCCACCATTAAGTACAAACCTGACGATACCTGCCCATTGCTACCCTTTCTCCTGGAGCAATGCAGGAGGTGCTCCCCACCCCAACCTATCCATCCCATAACACCCCCAGGTCAAGGCCTCCCAGGTGGTAGAGGTGTTGCTTCTGGGCCAAGTTCCCCCGGCTTGGGGATTATGGGACCAGTGCCCACCTCCTAGGGGCACCTAAGTGCCCCATAAATGTCTGATGATGGATCTGGGAAAAAACAGCCTGGGAGCCTGTGGGGTGAACAGGAGGGGCATGGAGAGAATGGACCTCTGTGGGTGAGGCCAGGACTGGAGCTTGGGAAAGAGCCTCACGTTTAAATGTGCTGCAGCCCTGAGTGGCCACGGGGGCCTGAGGCACAGCAGAGTGAGAACACACGACCTCAGACTGCAGGCAGGCACCAAGGAAAGGGGGCAGTGGGGGAATCCCATTatgggatgggagggagaggggtgagGAGTTGGTGGTGATGAGTATGCACCACCTCTGGGAGAGGGTGACAGCAACTAGACCTGAAACACTCTTGACCTGACTTTATGTAAACAGAATGCCAACTGCAGCCATTGACAGCGAACTCAGTTCTTATGACTAGTGACCAAACAAAAGAAGTGCTGTGGTCATATCTCAAACTGAATGTCAGTCTACTCCCTTGGTTATGTTCCGTTACAGTAATAAACTCTCTTCCTAAGTATGCAGCCTCTATAATCTTTTCCCTTCTAACAAATACGGCAGTCTGATAACAAACTGGAAAAACAAACCGAAAAGAAATGAGGTCACACGCAGCAGGAGCAACGGCAGGGGAGTCGGGGGAGGAGCCTGTCTCACAGGAGGGTCTCTGGTTTGTGGACAATGGCCGCTGTGGGCAGTGGCTGTGGAGTGGAGGGAATGAGAGAGCCCAACTCAAGTCTCGGGATGGGAGAGGCTGGGACGTTGCCAGGGGAGTTGGGGTGGAGCCTCATGCGGTTTCTTTTCACTCCCTGGTGTGAACCAGCTGGTGCTTGACCAACTTTGACCGCTggctgaaggctttcccacaagctgtgcagtcaTAGGGCTTCACCCCAGTGTGAATCCTCTGGTGCTGGATGAGGACCGAGCGCTGGCTGAAGGACTTCCCACACTCACTGCACTGATAGGGCCTCTCGCCGGTGTGGATGATCTGATGCTGAATGAGGTGCGAGCTCTGGCTGAAGCCCTTCCCACACTCGATGCATGCgtagggcttctctccagtgtggactTTCTGGTGGTGGATGAGGTTTGAGCTCCGGTTGAAGGCTTTGCCGCACTGGTTACACTCATGGGGTTTCAACCCATTATGGATCCTCTGATGCTGAATGAGAGTTGAGCTCTGGCTGAAGGTTTTCCCACACTCAGTacattcatagggcttctctccagtgtgaactcGCTGGTGCAGGATGAGGTTGGAGCTGCGACCGAAGGTCTTCCCGCACTCGCGACACTCATAGGGCTTGTCGCCCGTGTGCACACCCTGGTGCTGGATGAGCGCAGAGCTGTggctgaaggccttcccacagATGCTGCATTCATACGGCTTCTCTCCCGTGTGGATGATCTGGTGCTTTCTGAGCACTGAGCTGTAgctgaaggccttcccacacaCACCGCACACGTGaggcttctctccagtgtggattctccggtgctggatgaggctcgagCTCTggctgaaggccttcccacagtCACTGCACTTGTAGGGCTTCTCCCCCGTGTGGACCCTGTGATGCTTAATGAGGTTGGACACGCGGCTGAAGGGTTTGCCGCACTCGCTACACGCGTAAGGCCTCTCCCCGGTGTGGACCCTCTGGTGCTTCCTCAGGTGTGAGCTCTGGCTGAAGGCCTTCCCGCACACATCACACTCGAAGGGCTTCTCCCCTGTGTGGACCCTCTGGTGTTTGATAAGGTTGGAGCTCCGCCTGAAGGCCTTCCCGCAGGCGTTGCACACGTATGGCTTCTCCCCGGAGTGGATTCTTTGATGCTGGATGAGGTTGGAGGTCCTCCTGAAGGCCTTCCCGCACTCACTGCATTCGTAGGGCTTCTCACTC
It contains:
- the ZNF16 gene encoding zinc finger protein 16 isoform X1, with the translated sequence MEPSVPGPSPWTPRTQACVSDAPAVTHPGSALHGPFCCGDAEPEATPPHHQQPADWDPRTEGKEFLQKEEASEDLESQAETSENHASDVSQTPELGELCDGALERDWEVPEDERQAQSPCWEGDFTPVQVLLRSSSGEKEVDCDKVKRGFSLSPSPVACQGAPAEERPHPHDTHGQSFPHSMDLISCEGLHAAESPFICNECGNTFQGGPDLIQHQTAHTGQKSFICNECGRPFSTHSDLLRHRLTHRGEKPHVCTECGKAFGQSSSLKKHQKSHVSEKPYECSECGKAFRRTSNLIQHQRIHSGEKPYVCNACGKAFRRSSNLIKHQRVHTGEKPFECDVCGKAFSQSSHLRKHQRVHTGERPYACSECGKPFSRVSNLIKHHRVHTGEKPYKCSDCGKAFSQSSSLIQHRRIHTGEKPHVCGVCGKAFSYSSVLRKHQIIHTGEKPYECSICGKAFSHSSALIQHQGVHTGDKPYECRECGKTFGRSSNLILHQRVHTGEKPYECTECGKTFSQSSTLIQHQRIHNGLKPHECNQCGKAFNRSSNLIHHQKVHTGEKPYACIECGKGFSQSSHLIQHQIIHTGERPYQCSECGKSFSQRSVLIQHQRIHTGVKPYDCTACGKAFSQRSKLVKHQLVHTRE
- the ZNF16 gene encoding zinc finger protein 16 isoform X2; the protein is MEPSVPGPSPWTPRTQACVSDAPAVTHPGSALHGPFCCGDAEPEATPPHHQQPDWDPRTEGKEFLQKEEASEDLESQAETSENHASDVSQTPELGELCDGALERDWEVPEDERQAQSPCWEGDFTPVQVLLRSSSGEKEVDCDKVKRGFSLSPSPVACQGAPAEERPHPHDTHGQSFPHSMDLISCEGLHAAESPFICNECGNTFQGGPDLIQHQTAHTGQKSFICNECGRPFSTHSDLLRHRLTHRGEKPHVCTECGKAFGQSSSLKKHQKSHVSEKPYECSECGKAFRRTSNLIQHQRIHSGEKPYVCNACGKAFRRSSNLIKHQRVHTGEKPFECDVCGKAFSQSSHLRKHQRVHTGERPYACSECGKPFSRVSNLIKHHRVHTGEKPYKCSDCGKAFSQSSSLIQHRRIHTGEKPHVCGVCGKAFSYSSVLRKHQIIHTGEKPYECSICGKAFSHSSALIQHQGVHTGDKPYECRECGKTFGRSSNLILHQRVHTGEKPYECTECGKTFSQSSTLIQHQRIHNGLKPHECNQCGKAFNRSSNLIHHQKVHTGEKPYACIECGKGFSQSSHLIQHQIIHTGERPYQCSECGKSFSQRSVLIQHQRIHTGVKPYDCTACGKAFSQRSKLVKHQLVHTRE